A single region of the Streptomyces caelestis genome encodes:
- a CDS encoding sensor histidine kinase, with translation MAVLAAALIIYVLLAQTGAADAATWGVLTTGAVLGTGVLVGAVFAGRTEARRALRQYEVLRRAVAAGQTELQDLLERLGRGESIEQPSFTHHAPPEGDVHGRLAYEINVLLWQTKTVTAQGAHAATAAKPSEDGGQDSKERVEVFVNLARRLQSLVHRAISMLDRLENEVEDPDLLKGLFHVDHLATRIRRHAENVAVLGGSVSRRQWTRPVTLTEVLRSSIAEVEDYSRVKLVPPIEGTVRGHAVADVIHLLAELVENATAFSDPHTQVLLRSQRVAAGLAVEVEDRGLGMPLEEQDRYNQLLAEPDRIDIGKLLADGRIGLYVVSALARRHGLAVRLQNNIFGGIQAILIIPRGLVGDEPEEAPHQAADMARPVQAAAAPQSAAQPVGPPPAAQQAARPVAPPPAAQPAARPVAPPPAAQPAARPAAPPPTAQPLRQAAPMPMASRHAGPVEAAQPYDRGTSHTSGPADDERPPLPQRNAQEHLVPQLRDAPGMHRGNEQEVEHDPGLMATFQRGFGLAENEPDDSSAESSR, from the coding sequence ATGGCAGTTCTCGCGGCGGCCCTGATCATCTACGTACTGCTTGCTCAGACCGGCGCCGCCGACGCCGCCACCTGGGGCGTGCTCACCACGGGCGCCGTACTCGGCACGGGCGTTCTGGTCGGGGCCGTGTTCGCCGGCCGCACCGAGGCCCGCAGGGCACTGCGGCAGTACGAGGTACTGCGCCGCGCGGTCGCCGCGGGACAGACGGAACTCCAGGACCTGCTGGAGAGACTGGGCCGGGGGGAGAGCATCGAGCAGCCTTCGTTCACCCATCACGCCCCGCCCGAGGGCGACGTACACGGTCGTCTGGCCTACGAGATCAACGTCTTGCTGTGGCAGACCAAGACGGTCACCGCACAGGGCGCGCACGCCGCGACGGCCGCGAAGCCCTCCGAGGACGGCGGGCAGGACAGCAAGGAGAGGGTCGAGGTCTTCGTCAACCTCGCCCGGCGGCTGCAGTCCCTTGTCCACCGTGCGATCAGCATGCTCGACCGGCTCGAGAACGAGGTTGAGGACCCGGACCTGCTCAAGGGCCTTTTCCACGTGGACCACCTCGCCACCCGCATCCGGCGGCACGCGGAGAACGTCGCCGTGCTCGGCGGCTCCGTCTCCCGCCGCCAGTGGACCCGCCCGGTGACCTTGACCGAGGTACTGCGTTCATCGATCGCCGAGGTCGAGGACTACTCCCGGGTCAAACTGGTGCCGCCGATCGAGGGGACGGTACGCGGTCACGCCGTCGCCGACGTCATCCACCTGCTCGCCGAACTGGTCGAGAACGCCACGGCCTTCTCGGATCCGCACACCCAGGTACTGCTGCGTTCCCAGCGGGTGGCCGCGGGGTTGGCGGTCGAGGTCGAGGATCGCGGTCTCGGCATGCCGCTGGAGGAGCAGGACCGGTACAACCAGTTGCTCGCCGAGCCGGACCGTATCGACATCGGCAAGCTGCTCGCGGACGGCCGAATCGGGTTGTACGTGGTTTCCGCGCTGGCCCGCCGCCATGGCCTCGCGGTCCGGCTGCAGAACAACATCTTCGGCGGCATCCAGGCCATCTTGATCATTCCGCGCGGACTGGTCGGTGACGAACCGGAGGAGGCACCGCACCAGGCTGCCGACATGGCCCGGCCGGTTCAGGCTGCCGCCGCGCCACAGTCGGCCGCCCAGCCCGTGGGCCCGCCGCCCGCGGCGCAGCAGGCCGCCCGCCCCGTGGCGCCGCCGCCCGCGGCACAGCCGGCCGCCCGCCCCGTGGCGCCGCCGCCCGCGGCACAGCCGGCCGCCCGCCCGGCGGCGCCGCCGCCCACGGCACAGCCGCTGCGCCAAGCCGCGCCAATGCCCATGGCGTCGCGGCACGCAGGGCCCGTGGAGGCCGCGCAGCCGTACGACCGGGGGACCTCGCACACCAGCGGGCCGGCCGACGACGAGCGGCCGCCGCTGCCGCAGCGCAACGCGCAGGAGCACCTCGTGCCGCAGCTCCGGGACGCTCCCGGCATGCACAGGGGGAACGAACAAGAGGTGGAGCACGATCCAGGGCTGATGGCCACGTTCCAGCGAGGATTCGGTCTCGCCGAGAACGAACCCGATGACAGTTCCGCTGAAAGCTCTCGCTGA
- a CDS encoding FAD-dependent oxidoreductase codes for MPTNERIVVLGGGVSGLTTGVVLLEAGLSVRLVAEEIPARTSLVAGAIWGPHLVEPWADVREWGLTSLDAFRRLAEEGKAGIRMANGIMAARQPFEEPPWSKLLSDFREADASELPHGFLSGHRFTAPVVDMPVYLDHLRRRFRDLGGRLEQRVICSLDEFAGVSAVVNCAGMGAAALAGDLTLRRTRVHQLVVENPGVTEFFSELTGPSSVLVHFYPHGDTVVLGGSATDDDGGVAGDAAAAHGIVERCAAVEPRLADARVIEHRVDVRPTRFEVRVEFDHREDGIPVIHNYGHGGAGVTLSWGCAREVAQLLAEGLW; via the coding sequence ATGCCAACGAACGAGAGGATCGTCGTCCTGGGTGGCGGGGTCTCCGGACTCACGACGGGAGTCGTGCTGCTGGAGGCCGGGCTGTCCGTGCGGTTGGTCGCCGAGGAGATCCCCGCCCGTACATCACTCGTGGCCGGCGCGATCTGGGGTCCGCACCTTGTCGAGCCCTGGGCGGATGTCCGGGAATGGGGGCTCACGTCTCTCGACGCCTTCCGGCGTCTCGCCGAGGAAGGCAAGGCCGGTATCCGTATGGCAAACGGGATCATGGCGGCCCGGCAACCCTTCGAGGAACCACCGTGGAGCAAACTCCTCTCCGACTTTCGGGAGGCTGACGCCTCCGAGCTTCCTCACGGCTTCCTCTCCGGTCACCGTTTCACCGCCCCGGTCGTCGACATGCCGGTCTATCTCGACCATCTGCGGCGCCGTTTCCGCGATCTCGGCGGAAGGCTTGAGCAGCGCGTGATCTGCTCACTCGACGAGTTCGCTGGTGTGTCCGCCGTCGTCAACTGCGCCGGCATGGGCGCCGCCGCGCTGGCCGGCGATCTCACGTTGCGGCGAACGCGTGTACATCAGCTGGTGGTTGAGAATCCGGGCGTCACGGAGTTCTTCTCCGAGCTCACAGGACCGTCGTCCGTCCTCGTCCACTTCTATCCGCACGGGGACACAGTCGTTCTGGGCGGCAGTGCGACCGACGATGACGGTGGTGTGGCGGGAGACGCGGCCGCGGCGCACGGCATCGTCGAGCGTTGCGCCGCGGTCGAGCCGAGGCTGGCTGATGCCCGGGTCATCGAGCATCGAGTGGACGTCCGGCCGACGCGCTTCGAGGTGCGGGTCGAGTTCGATCACCGTGAAGACGGCATCCCTGTGATTCACAACTACGGGCACGGTGGAGCCGGAGTGACGCTGTCGTGGGGTTGCGCGCGGGAGGTCGCGCAGTTGCTCGCCGAGGGGCTTTGGTGA
- a CDS encoding helix-turn-helix domain-containing protein — MADDYLVRIGKLIRDARQHRGWTQSQLAEALGTSQSAVNRIERGNQNISLEMIARIGEALDSEIVSLGYAGPMHLRVVGGRRLSGAIDVKTSKNACVALLCASLLNQGRTVLRRVARIEEVYRLLEVLGSIGVRTRWINDGVDLEIVPSGELDLASIDADAARRTRSIIMFLGPLLHRMDHFKLPYAGGCDLGTRTVEPHMIALRRFGLDIAATEGQYHAVVDRSVRPDRPIVLTERGDTVTENALLAAARHDGITVIRNASSNYMVQDLCFFLEALGVKVDGIGTTTLTVHGVPTIDVDVDYSPSEDPVEAMSLVAAAVVTESALTVRRVPIEFLEIELAVLEEMGLDHDRTPEYFADNGRTRLVDLTVRPSKLEAPIDKIHPMPFPGLNIDNVPFFAAIAAVAQGKTLIHDWVYDNRAIYLTDLNRLGGRLQLLDPHRVLVEGPTRWRAAEMMCPPALRPAVVVLLAMMAAEGTSVLRNVYVINRGYEDLAERLNSIGAQIETFRDI, encoded by the coding sequence ATGGCAGACGACTACCTCGTACGCATCGGCAAGCTCATCCGTGACGCCCGGCAGCACCGGGGCTGGACGCAGTCGCAGCTGGCCGAGGCCCTCGGAACAAGCCAGAGCGCCGTGAACCGGATCGAGCGCGGCAACCAGAACATCAGCCTTGAGATGATCGCGCGCATCGGGGAGGCCCTCGACAGCGAGATCGTGTCCCTCGGCTACGCCGGTCCGATGCACCTGCGGGTGGTCGGTGGCCGCCGTCTCTCCGGCGCCATCGACGTGAAGACGAGCAAGAACGCGTGTGTCGCGCTGCTGTGCGCCTCGCTGCTCAACCAGGGGCGCACGGTGCTGCGCCGCGTCGCCCGCATCGAGGAGGTGTACCGCCTCCTGGAGGTGCTGGGGTCGATCGGCGTCCGCACCCGGTGGATCAACGACGGCGTCGACCTGGAGATCGTGCCGTCGGGCGAGCTGGACCTGGCGTCGATCGACGCGGACGCGGCCCGCCGCACCCGCTCCATCATCATGTTCCTCGGTCCGCTGCTGCACCGCATGGACCACTTCAAGCTGCCCTACGCCGGCGGCTGCGACCTCGGCACGCGCACCGTCGAGCCGCACATGATCGCCCTGCGCCGGTTCGGTCTCGACATCGCCGCCACCGAGGGCCAGTACCACGCGGTGGTGGACCGCTCGGTCCGCCCCGACCGCCCCATCGTGCTGACCGAGCGCGGCGACACGGTGACCGAGAACGCGCTGCTCGCCGCCGCCCGGCACGACGGCATCACCGTCATCCGCAACGCGTCCTCCAACTACATGGTCCAGGACCTGTGCTTCTTCCTGGAGGCCCTCGGCGTCAAGGTCGACGGCATCGGCACCACCACGCTCACCGTGCACGGCGTGCCGACCATCGACGTGGACGTGGACTACTCCCCCTCCGAGGACCCGGTCGAGGCGATGAGCCTCGTCGCGGCGGCCGTGGTCACCGAGTCGGCGCTGACGGTGCGTCGGGTGCCGATCGAGTTCCTGGAGATCGAACTGGCGGTCCTGGAGGAGATGGGCCTCGACCACGACCGCACGCCCGAGTACTTCGCCGACAACGGCCGCACCCGGCTGGTGGACCTCACCGTCCGGCCCTCCAAGCTGGAGGCGCCGATCGACAAGATCCATCCCATGCCGTTCCCCGGCCTGAACATCGACAACGTCCCGTTCTTCGCGGCCATCGCGGCGGTCGCCCAGGGCAAGACCCTCATCCACGACTGGGTCTACGACAACCGCGCGATCTACCTCACGGACCTCAACCGCCTCGGCGGACGGCTGCAGTTGCTGGACCCCCACCGCGTCCTGGTGGAGGGCCCGACCCGCTGGCGCGCCGCCGAGATGATGTGCCCGCCCGCCCTGCGCCCCGCCGTGGTCGTCCTCCTGGCGATGATGGCGGCCGAGGGCACGTCGGTGCTGCGCAACGTGTATGTCATCAACCGGGGTTACGAGGACCTGGCCGAGCGGCTGAACTCGATCGGGGCACAGATCGAGACGTTCCGGGACATCTGA
- a CDS encoding DUF4236 domain-containing protein codes for MPLTFRKSFRILPGVRLNINKRSWSITTGGGKDGPRYTRSSTGRRTTSMDLPGPFGWRRTRTTRRH; via the coding sequence ATGCCGCTCACGTTCCGCAAGAGTTTCCGGATCCTTCCGGGGGTGCGCCTGAACATCAACAAGCGCTCCTGGTCCATCACGACCGGCGGCGGAAAGGACGGCCCGCGTTACACCCGCAGCAGTACGGGACGTCGTACGACATCGATGGATTTGCCCGGACCTTTCGGGTGGCGGCGCACGCGCACGACGCGCCGACACTGA
- a CDS encoding aconitate hydratase, producing the protein MSANSFDARSTLQVGDESYEIFRLDKVEGSARLPYSLKVLLENLLRTEDGANITADHIRALGGWDSQAQPSQEIQFTPARVIMQDFTGVPCVVDLATMREAVKELGGDPAKVNPLSPAELVIDHSVIADKFGTNEAFAQNVELEYGRNRERYQFLRWGQTAFDDFKVVPPGTGIVHQVNIEHLARTVMVRNGQAYPDTLVGTDSHTTMVNGLGVLGWGVGGIEAEAAMLGQPVSMLIPRVVGFKLTGELTPGTTATDLVLTITEMLRKHGVVGKFVEFYGEGVAATSLANRATIGNMSPEFGSTAAIFPIDDETLKYLKLTGRSEQQLALVEAYAKQQGLWLDPKAEPDFSEKLELDLSTVVPSIAGPKRPQDRIVLAEAAQQFAKDVLNYVEAPVAQQATAASPVDEASDESFPASDAPAYGNQENGAGAPQHADGTGAAVPSNPVTVTAPDGSTYEIDHGAVTVAAITSCTNTSNPYVMVAAALVAKKAVEKGLTRKPWVKTTLAPGSKVVTDYFDKAGLTPYLDKVGFNLVGYGCTTCIGNSGPLPEEVSKAVNDNDLAVTSVLSGNRNFEGRINPDVKMNYLASPPLVVAYALAGSMKVDITRDALGADQDGNPVFLKDIWPSEAEVNDVVANAIGEDMFSKSYSDVFAGDAQWQALPIPTGNTFEWDPESTYVRKPPYFEGMTMETTPVSDISGARVLAKLGDSVTTDHISPAGAIKADTPAGKYLTEHGVERRDFNSYGSRRGNHEVMIRGTFANIRLRNQIAPGTEGGYTRDFTQEDGPVSFIYDASQNYQAAGIPLVVLAGKEYGSGSSRDWAAKGTALLGVKAVIAESYERIHRSNLIGMGVLPLQFPEGQSAESLGLTGEETFSIAGVTELNEGTTPRTVKVTTDTGVEFDAVVRIDTPGEADYYRNGGIMQYVLRSLIRK; encoded by the coding sequence GTGTCGGCGAACAGCTTCGACGCCCGCAGCACGCTGCAGGTGGGCGACGAGTCGTACGAGATCTTCCGGCTGGACAAGGTGGAGGGCTCGGCCCGCCTTCCGTACAGCCTCAAGGTCCTGCTGGAGAACCTGCTCCGCACCGAGGACGGCGCGAACATCACCGCCGACCACATCCGCGCCCTCGGCGGCTGGGACTCGCAGGCCCAGCCGTCGCAGGAGATCCAGTTCACGCCGGCCCGCGTGATCATGCAGGACTTCACGGGCGTTCCCTGTGTCGTGGACCTCGCGACCATGCGTGAGGCCGTGAAGGAGCTGGGCGGCGACCCGGCGAAGGTCAACCCCCTCTCGCCGGCCGAGCTGGTCATCGACCACTCCGTCATCGCCGACAAGTTCGGCACCAACGAGGCCTTCGCGCAGAACGTCGAGCTGGAGTACGGCCGCAACCGCGAGCGCTACCAGTTCCTGCGCTGGGGCCAGACGGCCTTCGACGACTTCAAGGTCGTCCCGCCCGGCACCGGCATCGTCCACCAGGTGAACATCGAGCACCTGGCCCGTACGGTCATGGTCCGCAACGGCCAGGCGTACCCCGACACGCTCGTCGGCACCGACTCGCACACCACCATGGTCAACGGCCTCGGTGTGCTGGGCTGGGGCGTCGGCGGCATCGAGGCCGAGGCCGCCATGCTCGGCCAGCCGGTCTCCATGCTCATCCCGCGCGTCGTCGGCTTCAAGCTGACCGGTGAGCTCACCCCCGGCACCACCGCCACCGACCTCGTGCTGACCATCACCGAGATGCTCCGCAAGCACGGCGTCGTCGGCAAGTTCGTCGAGTTCTACGGCGAGGGCGTCGCCGCCACCTCGCTGGCCAACCGCGCCACCATCGGCAACATGTCGCCGGAGTTCGGCTCCACCGCCGCGATCTTCCCGATCGACGACGAGACCCTCAAGTACCTGAAGCTCACCGGCCGCTCCGAGCAGCAGCTCGCGCTGGTCGAGGCGTACGCCAAGCAGCAGGGCCTCTGGCTGGACCCGAAGGCCGAGCCGGACTTCTCCGAGAAGCTGGAGCTCGACCTGTCGACGGTCGTCCCCTCCATCGCCGGTCCGAAGCGCCCGCAGGACCGCATCGTCCTCGCCGAGGCCGCCCAGCAGTTCGCCAAGGACGTCCTCAACTACGTCGAGGCGCCCGTGGCGCAACAGGCCACCGCCGCCTCCCCGGTCGACGAGGCGAGCGACGAGTCCTTCCCGGCCTCCGACGCCCCGGCCTACGGCAACCAGGAGAACGGCGCCGGCGCGCCGCAGCACGCCGACGGCACCGGTGCCGCCGTCCCGTCGAACCCGGTCACCGTCACCGCCCCCGACGGCTCGACCTACGAGATCGACCACGGCGCCGTGACCGTCGCGGCCATCACCTCCTGCACCAACACCTCCAACCCGTACGTCATGGTCGCCGCCGCGCTGGTGGCCAAGAAGGCGGTGGAGAAGGGCCTGACCCGCAAGCCGTGGGTCAAGACCACGCTCGCCCCGGGCTCCAAGGTCGTCACCGACTACTTCGACAAGGCGGGCCTGACCCCGTACCTCGACAAGGTCGGCTTCAACCTCGTCGGTTACGGCTGCACCACCTGCATCGGCAACTCCGGCCCGTTGCCGGAGGAGGTCTCCAAGGCCGTGAACGACAACGACCTCGCGGTCACCTCGGTCCTCTCCGGCAACCGGAACTTCGAGGGCCGTATCAACCCCGACGTCAAGATGAACTACCTGGCGTCCCCGCCGCTGGTCGTCGCCTACGCCCTCGCGGGTTCCATGAAGGTGGACATCACCCGTGACGCCCTGGGCGCCGACCAGGACGGCAACCCGGTCTTCCTGAAGGACATCTGGCCCTCCGAGGCCGAGGTCAACGACGTCGTCGCCAACGCCATCGGCGAGGACATGTTCTCCAAGTCCTACAGCGACGTCTTCGCGGGCGACGCCCAGTGGCAGGCGCTGCCGATCCCGACCGGCAACACCTTCGAGTGGGACCCCGAGTCCACCTACGTCCGCAAGCCCCCGTACTTCGAGGGCATGACGATGGAGACCACCCCGGTCTCCGACATCTCCGGCGCCCGTGTGCTGGCCAAGCTGGGCGACTCGGTCACCACCGACCACATCTCCCCGGCCGGTGCGATCAAGGCCGACACCCCGGCGGGCAAGTACCTCACCGAGCACGGTGTCGAGCGTCGCGACTTCAACTCCTACGGCTCCCGCCGAGGCAACCACGAGGTCATGATCCGCGGTACGTTCGCCAACATCCGCCTGCGCAACCAGATCGCGCCGGGCACCGAGGGCGGCTACACGCGTGACTTCACGCAGGAGGACGGCCCGGTCTCCTTCATCTACGACGCCTCGCAGAACTACCAGGCCGCCGGCATCCCGCTGGTCGTCCTGGCCGGCAAGGAGTACGGCTCCGGCTCGTCCCGCGACTGGGCGGCCAAGGGCACCGCGCTCCTCGGCGTCAAGGCCGTCATCGCCGAGTCGTACGAGCGCATCCACCGCTCGAACCTCATCGGCATGGGCGTGCTCCCGCTGCAGTTCCCGGAGGGCCAGTCCGCCGAGTCCCTCGGCCTGACCGGTGAGGAGACCTTCTCCATCGCCGGCGTCACCGAGCTCAACGAGGGCACCACCCCGCGCACGGTGAAGGTCACCACCGACACGGGCGTCGAGTTCGACGCGGTCGTCCGCATCGACACCCCCGGTGAGGCGGACTACTACCGCAACGGCGGCATCATGCAGTACGTGCTGCGCAGCCTGATCCGCAAGTAA
- a CDS encoding ATP-binding protein: MSGTPGSLHIRLLVRVGAVLAAVCAAMALAGVLAQRAYLLDRLDCRVMDAAEHGLARASLRPDDSRDLTFLGVTGHPDGLLAARLDAHGTVTAGAVTGPDAPPRALTPGQGTALRGIAPDGTSHTRTVPGLGTYRVTGLEASGVRVLAGLPLEDVQEMTHRLAVVEAVVAAVGLAVAGCACAVVVRRQLRLLGRVAATAAEVARAPLGRGPLGGLPRVSEADTGPGSEAGQVAAALNRLIDHAEHAQAERRRSEERLRRGEERMRRFLADAGHELRTPLASIVGYAELMNRGTGPVEQTPAWRRVAAESARMTVLVEDLLLLARLDEGRPPPSAEVDLAALVAEAVWQAGAADAEHTWRLALRLDAPALVTGDEPALRKAVANLLANACAHTPPGTTVVAAVESTAARRVVRVRDDGPGVPPLLLATIFDRFTRADASRSRSGPQAAGSGLGLAVVEAIASAHGGHARVRSAPGHTEFTLDLPPAEATEGEPPVPAEALVLSERR; encoded by the coding sequence ATGTCTGGCACCCCCGGGTCACTGCACATCCGGCTCCTCGTCCGCGTCGGTGCCGTCCTCGCCGCCGTCTGTGCCGCGATGGCGCTCGCCGGCGTCCTCGCCCAGCGGGCGTATCTGCTGGACCGTCTGGACTGCCGGGTCATGGACGCCGCCGAACACGGTCTGGCCCGGGCCTCGCTGCGGCCGGACGACAGCCGGGACCTCACGTTCCTCGGCGTCACCGGGCACCCCGACGGGCTGCTCGCCGCCCGGCTGGACGCGCACGGCACGGTCACGGCCGGGGCGGTGACCGGCCCGGACGCCCCACCGCGCGCCCTGACCCCCGGCCAGGGCACCGCCCTGCGCGGCATCGCCCCCGACGGCACGTCCCACACCCGCACCGTCCCCGGCCTCGGCACCTACCGGGTCACGGGGCTGGAGGCGAGCGGCGTCCGTGTCCTCGCCGGACTGCCCCTGGAGGACGTACAGGAGATGACGCACCGCTTGGCCGTGGTCGAGGCGGTCGTCGCAGCGGTCGGGCTCGCCGTCGCGGGCTGCGCCTGTGCCGTGGTCGTACGGCGGCAGCTGCGTCTCCTCGGCCGGGTCGCCGCCACCGCCGCCGAGGTCGCCCGGGCGCCGCTCGGCCGCGGCCCGCTCGGCGGGCTGCCCCGAGTGTCCGAGGCGGACACCGGCCCCGGCAGCGAGGCAGGGCAGGTCGCCGCCGCGCTCAACCGCCTGATCGACCATGCCGAGCATGCCCAAGCCGAACGCCGCCGGAGCGAGGAGCGGCTGCGCCGCGGTGAGGAGCGCATGCGCCGCTTTCTGGCCGACGCCGGCCACGAGCTCCGTACACCGCTGGCGTCCATCGTCGGCTACGCCGAACTCATGAACCGCGGGACCGGCCCGGTCGAGCAGACGCCGGCCTGGCGCCGGGTCGCCGCCGAGTCGGCGCGCATGACGGTCCTGGTCGAGGACCTCCTGCTGCTGGCCCGGCTGGACGAGGGCCGCCCCCCGCCGTCCGCCGAGGTGGACCTGGCGGCGCTGGTCGCCGAGGCCGTGTGGCAGGCAGGGGCGGCGGACGCGGAGCACACCTGGCGACTGGCGCTGCGCCTCGACGCGCCGGCGCTGGTCACCGGCGACGAGCCGGCCCTTCGCAAGGCCGTGGCGAACCTCCTCGCCAACGCCTGTGCGCACACCCCGCCCGGCACCACGGTCGTGGCCGCGGTGGAGTCCACCGCGGCTCGCCGCGTCGTCCGCGTCCGCGACGACGGCCCCGGCGTCCCGCCGCTCCTCCTCGCCACAATCTTCGACCGCTTCACCCGCGCCGACGCCTCCCGCTCGCGCAGCGGCCCGCAGGCCGCGGGATCCGGTCTCGGACTGGCCGTCGTCGAGGCGATCGCGTCCGCACACGGCGGGCACGCGCGGGTGCGCAGCGCACCGGGGCACACCGAGTTCACCCTGGACCTTCCTCCCGCCGAGGCGACGGAGGGTGAACCGCCCGTGCCGGCCGAGGCGTTGGTGCTCTCCGAGCGGCGGTGA